A genome region from Halichondria panicea chromosome 15, odHalPani1.1, whole genome shotgun sequence includes the following:
- the LOC135348678 gene encoding DNA-dependent metalloprotease SPRTN-like isoform X1 — MAEHAQDLDFALALSLQEQFSRETTSEELNRVCQPSSSRDHRAPITQGLKEYDPKTVVDSSWELADPNPDIHNLFIQFDLMFFEGTLVSRGVAVSWSNRMTLCAGVCSYRGREGFCSIRLSGKLLNMRPRRDLVQTLLHEMIHAYLFVTHNNTDHDGHGPNFQTHMHRINHLTGAKITIYHSFHDEVRECRKHWWKCDGPCQRRAPFFGIVRRSMNRAPSCRDPWWAEHQKTCGGSYSKIKEPEGYKKKGEKKVKEDKGNILNGEAKSKNKRGKQKSPPIIDLDKNKKIDEMFPKANAKDKVDLIHVGDDSESSLSDSSTNERRSKILAAVEKRLAQNENRGMKTEKRLLSHGSPRDIRQYGGPIKRRKLTISEGGPEKTQSSSPTLVVPEECKILDHSTTTTTPTVIDLCEDTYDRSPGPSQSSSTETTKTVVQSDDKSSQEVFVDRNGVVVIDELMIEGGLDDEVVVVDGVEFKTCPVCGMNTIPAVIINAHVAFCLEEEDWDDE, encoded by the exons ATGGCTGAACATGCTCAAGACTTAGATTTTGCTTTGGCTCTGTCCCTCCAGGAGCAATTTTCCAGAGAAACTACTTCAGAGGAGCTCAACAGAGTGTGTCAACCATCTTCATCCCGTGATCACAGAGCACcaatcactcagggcctgaaAGAGTATGACCCTAAGACTGTTGTCGACAGTAGTTGGGAGCTGGCTGATCCCAACCCTGACATTCATAACCTGTTTATCCAGTTTGATCTGATGTTTTTTGAGGGGACACTTGTATCTAGAGGGGTAGCCGTCAGTTGGAGCAACAGAATGACTTT GTGTGCTGGAGTGTGTTCTTACAGGGGGCGAGAGGGTTTCTGTTCCATTAGACTGAGTGGGAAACTCTTAAATATGAGACCAAGGAGAGACCTCGTACAGACTCTACTG CACGAGATGATCCATGCCTACCTCTTTGTAACCCATAACAACACT GATCATGATGGACATGGACCCAACTTCCAGACTCACATGCACCGGATAAATCATCTAACTGGGGCCAAAATCACA ATATACCACAGCTTCCATGATGAG GTGAGGGAGTGCCGAAAACACTGGTGGAAGTGCGATGGTCCTTGTCAGAGAAGAGCACCATTTTTTGGAATTGTGAGGCGATCCATGAACAGAGCACCCTCCTGCCGAGACCCCTGGTGGGCGGAGCATCAGAAAACGTGTGGTGGCTCCTACTCAAAGATTAAAGAACCAGAAGGCTACAAAAAAAAGGGAGAAAAAAAAGTAAAAGAGGACAAAGGAAATATACTTAATGGTGAAGCTAAGAGCAAGAACAAACGAGGAAAACAAAAAAGTCCTCCCATAATTGATCTCGACAAAAATAAGAAGATTGATGAAATGTTCCCAAAGGCAAATGCTAAAGACAAAGTAGACTTGATACACGTAGGGGACGATTCAGAGAGTAGTCTGTCAGACTCTTCTACTAACGAGCGCAGGAGTAAAATACTGGCAGCTGTCGAGAAAAGATTGGCACAAAATGAAAATCGAGGAATGAAAACAGAGAAGAGACTTTTATCACACGGTTCTCCTAGGGATATCAGACAGTATGGAGGGCCTATCAAGAGACGTAAACTGACCATATCAGAAGGTGGTCCAGAAAAAACTCAAAGTTCATCTCCGACCCTAGTAGTACCTGAAGAGTGCAAAATACTCGACCAttctactactactactacacCGACAGTCATTGACCTTTGTGAGGATACTTATGACCGTTCACCAGGGCCTTCTCAGAGTAGCTCTACTGAAACAACGAAAACAGTCGTCCAAAGTGATGATAAGAGTAGCCAAGAGGTGTTTGTCGATCGCAATGGAGTAGTTGTGATTGATGAACTAATGATTGAGGGTGGGCTGGACGATgaagtggtggtggtggatgGGGTGGAGTTTAAGACGTGCCCAGTGTGTGGGATGAACACAATCCCAGCAGTTATCATTAACGCTCATGTTGCATTCTGCTTAGAGGAAGAGGACTGGGACGACGAGTGA
- the LOC135348678 gene encoding DNA-dependent metalloprotease SPRTN-like isoform X2 produces the protein MAEHAQDLDFALALSLQEQFSRETTSEELNRVCQPSSSRDHRAPITQGLKEYDPKTVVDSSWELADPNPDIHNLFIQFDLMFFEGTLVSRGVAVSWSNRMTLCAGVCSYRGREGFCSIRLSGKLLNMRPRRDLVQTLLHEMIHAYLFVTHNNTDHDGHGPNFQTHMHRINHLTGAKITVRECRKHWWKCDGPCQRRAPFFGIVRRSMNRAPSCRDPWWAEHQKTCGGSYSKIKEPEGYKKKGEKKVKEDKGNILNGEAKSKNKRGKQKSPPIIDLDKNKKIDEMFPKANAKDKVDLIHVGDDSESSLSDSSTNERRSKILAAVEKRLAQNENRGMKTEKRLLSHGSPRDIRQYGGPIKRRKLTISEGGPEKTQSSSPTLVVPEECKILDHSTTTTTPTVIDLCEDTYDRSPGPSQSSSTETTKTVVQSDDKSSQEVFVDRNGVVVIDELMIEGGLDDEVVVVDGVEFKTCPVCGMNTIPAVIINAHVAFCLEEEDWDDE, from the exons ATGGCTGAACATGCTCAAGACTTAGATTTTGCTTTGGCTCTGTCCCTCCAGGAGCAATTTTCCAGAGAAACTACTTCAGAGGAGCTCAACAGAGTGTGTCAACCATCTTCATCCCGTGATCACAGAGCACcaatcactcagggcctgaaAGAGTATGACCCTAAGACTGTTGTCGACAGTAGTTGGGAGCTGGCTGATCCCAACCCTGACATTCATAACCTGTTTATCCAGTTTGATCTGATGTTTTTTGAGGGGACACTTGTATCTAGAGGGGTAGCCGTCAGTTGGAGCAACAGAATGACTTT GTGTGCTGGAGTGTGTTCTTACAGGGGGCGAGAGGGTTTCTGTTCCATTAGACTGAGTGGGAAACTCTTAAATATGAGACCAAGGAGAGACCTCGTACAGACTCTACTG CACGAGATGATCCATGCCTACCTCTTTGTAACCCATAACAACACT GATCATGATGGACATGGACCCAACTTCCAGACTCACATGCACCGGATAAATCATCTAACTGGGGCCAAAATCACA GTGAGGGAGTGCCGAAAACACTGGTGGAAGTGCGATGGTCCTTGTCAGAGAAGAGCACCATTTTTTGGAATTGTGAGGCGATCCATGAACAGAGCACCCTCCTGCCGAGACCCCTGGTGGGCGGAGCATCAGAAAACGTGTGGTGGCTCCTACTCAAAGATTAAAGAACCAGAAGGCTACAAAAAAAAGGGAGAAAAAAAAGTAAAAGAGGACAAAGGAAATATACTTAATGGTGAAGCTAAGAGCAAGAACAAACGAGGAAAACAAAAAAGTCCTCCCATAATTGATCTCGACAAAAATAAGAAGATTGATGAAATGTTCCCAAAGGCAAATGCTAAAGACAAAGTAGACTTGATACACGTAGGGGACGATTCAGAGAGTAGTCTGTCAGACTCTTCTACTAACGAGCGCAGGAGTAAAATACTGGCAGCTGTCGAGAAAAGATTGGCACAAAATGAAAATCGAGGAATGAAAACAGAGAAGAGACTTTTATCACACGGTTCTCCTAGGGATATCAGACAGTATGGAGGGCCTATCAAGAGACGTAAACTGACCATATCAGAAGGTGGTCCAGAAAAAACTCAAAGTTCATCTCCGACCCTAGTAGTACCTGAAGAGTGCAAAATACTCGACCAttctactactactactacacCGACAGTCATTGACCTTTGTGAGGATACTTATGACCGTTCACCAGGGCCTTCTCAGAGTAGCTCTACTGAAACAACGAAAACAGTCGTCCAAAGTGATGATAAGAGTAGCCAAGAGGTGTTTGTCGATCGCAATGGAGTAGTTGTGATTGATGAACTAATGATTGAGGGTGGGCTGGACGATgaagtggtggtggtggatgGGGTGGAGTTTAAGACGTGCCCAGTGTGTGGGATGAACACAATCCCAGCAGTTATCATTAACGCTCATGTTGCATTCTGCTTAGAGGAAGAGGACTGGGACGACGAGTGA
- the LOC135348677 gene encoding uncharacterized protein LOC135348677 — translation MSSPRLQIELPHNASEIDWKTLGNMLSAHILGEVLQASYVDYKYGRKTSEFEAATDWEFFYEEHDVMVFRKRFSDSPIYAWMGRCVIDLPMEDVAKFVSNLETRKYWDKYLSEIRVDRQISDTDFIFYLHLVATQCLVKQHRDFTYYERIGYVEGKYVMSALSIDLPEFPRVSRITRAQILPGTGWVLEPYESNKTLINFLAHTDLKNLPPLIINRAARRSPMTVYHIREFLTNPVYRAKYEKAPPVERTTTDTFTESDLAYLNEQNSRQETLQANSAQLYQRQFLADQQLSVRDFLRNRPSLRRNNSEPFNLASSYDDDDESIKRRSHSHDGESMDRDIDEYVEHVGSSFDDSQSTPKAVHHSALDPPTSGLHIDSSLWKSNERKPDLLKKPNSDQTSNESNVETKQDDDEVLSQYTAPKTNTSELPFLTPQASEDEASLPASLYESPLNSPDNLSIDMDPTPNLDVSDDTEHALLPEPSPEVSNGPSPEVSNGPSPEVSNGPSPEVSNGLESHENPNNSLDHQGTK, via the exons ATGAGCTCCCCAAGGCTTCAGATAGAGCTGCCTCACA ATGCAAGTGAGATTGACTGGAAGACTCTTGGAAACATGCTTTCAGCTCACATTTTAGGAGAG GTGTTGCAAGCTTCGTATGTAGACTACAAATATGGTCGCAAGACCAGTGAATTCGAGGCAGCCACGGACTGGGA ATTTTTCTATGAGGAACACGATGTGATGGTGTTTAGGAAACGGTTTTCAGACTCACCTATCTATGC GTGGATGGGTCGATGTGTGATTGATCTCCCAATGGAGGATGTAGCCAAGTTTGTATCAAATCTCGAAACCAGAAAGTACTGGGACAAGTATCTGTCG GAAATTCGTGTTGATCGTCAAATATCTGACACCGACTTCATCT TCTACCTACACCTTGTGGCCACTCAGTGTCTAGTCAAACAGCATAGAGACTTCACTTACTATGAGAGAATTGGCTATGTG gAAGGCAAGTATGTGATGTCGGCATTGTCTATTGACCTTCCAGAATTTCCCAGAGTTTCAAGAATCACAAGAGCCCAG ATACTCCCAGGCACTGGTTGGGTGCTGGAGCCGTATGAGAGTAACAAGACTTTGATCAATTTCCTTGCACAT ACTGACTTGAAGAacctccctcctctcatcatCAACCGTGCCGCCCGTCGCTCTCCAATGACTGTCTATCACATCAGAGAGTTTCTCACCAACCCTGTCTACCGCGCAAAGTACGAGAAAGCACCTCCTGTTGAGAGAACCACCACAGACACCTTCACTGAAAGTGACCTGGCCTATTTGAATGAGCAAAATTCACGTCAGGAAACCCTGCAGGCCAACAGCGCACAATTGTATCAGCGACAATTTCTTGCAGACCAGCAGCTCTCCGTTCGAGATTTCTTACGAAACAGACCCAGTTTAAGAAGAAACAATTCCGAGCCATTCAATCTGGCATCTTCGTATGACGATGATGATGAGTCTATCAAGCGGAGATCGCATTCCCATGATGGTGAATCTATGGATAGGGATATTGATGAATATGTGGAGCATGTAGGAAGTAGTTTCGATGATTCTCAGTCAACTCCCAAAGCAGTGCATCATTCGGCACTTGACCCTCCAACCAGTGGTTTGCATATTGACAGCTCACTGTGGAAATCAAATGAGAGGAAGCCAGACTTACTTAAGAAACCAAACAGTGACCAAACTAGCAATGAATCTAACGTGGAGACCAAACAAGATGATGACGAAGTTTTGAGTCAGTATACTGCCCCAAAAACGAACACTAGTGAGCTGCCATTTCTAACACCCCAGGCCAGTGAAGACGAGGCCTCCCTCCCAGCTTCCCTGTACGAGTCTCCACTCAACTCTCCCGACAATTTGAGTATTGATATGGATCCCACACCTAACCTCGATGTGAGTGACGACACTGAGCATGCACTACTACCCGAACCATCCCCTGAGGTATCTAATGGACCATCCCCTGAGGTATCTAATGGACCATCCCCTGAGGTATCTAATGGACCATCCCCTGAAGTATCTAATGGACTTGAATCTCATGAGAATCCCAACAACTCGTTAGATCACCAGGGCACAAAATAG